The following proteins come from a genomic window of Nitrospira sp.:
- a CDS encoding Octaprenyl diphosphate synthase, giving the protein MAQGPAIATLHSMSDVWDAYRSELDGVEDRVKKNLDSSVTLVNTVAAHILSGGGKRIRPLLLLLAARLCGYPGTEHHQLGSIVEFIHTATLLHDDVVDDADLRRGRRTARKVWGNQISILVGDYLYTKAMCKVVEFQSQGINEVLAEACKKMAEGEVLQLYYNGNPSMPEIDYIKIVEHKTAGLIAAACRMGAILAEVSETQQTALFRFGQYLGIAFQVADDTLDYIANGESLGKTIGQDLRQGKATLPLLHLLQHCSEQDRQMIKDRMETRTLSTADLERILFLMADFGSITYAMDRASAYIAAAKHELERFDDSTARRALSVTADYMITRDR; this is encoded by the coding sequence ATGGCACAAGGTCCAGCGATCGCAACCCTACACAGCATGTCGGACGTGTGGGATGCCTACCGTAGTGAACTGGACGGAGTGGAGGATCGAGTCAAGAAGAACCTTGACTCCAGCGTGACCTTGGTCAATACGGTCGCCGCTCACATCTTGAGCGGTGGCGGCAAACGCATCAGGCCCCTACTCCTCCTCTTGGCGGCTCGCCTCTGTGGCTATCCCGGAACCGAGCACCATCAGCTCGGCAGCATCGTGGAATTCATCCATACCGCTACCCTCTTACACGACGATGTCGTTGATGACGCCGATCTTCGGAGAGGCAGAAGAACCGCTCGCAAGGTCTGGGGAAACCAGATCAGCATTCTGGTCGGCGACTATCTCTATACGAAGGCCATGTGCAAAGTCGTAGAATTCCAAAGCCAGGGAATCAATGAAGTCCTTGCCGAAGCCTGCAAGAAAATGGCGGAAGGTGAAGTCCTTCAATTGTACTATAACGGGAACCCCTCGATGCCGGAGATCGATTATATCAAGATCGTCGAGCACAAGACCGCTGGTTTGATTGCCGCGGCCTGCCGCATGGGGGCCATTTTGGCCGAGGTTTCGGAAACACAACAGACGGCGCTGTTCCGCTTCGGCCAGTATCTCGGCATCGCCTTTCAAGTCGCCGACGATACCTTGGATTACATCGCAAACGGCGAGTCGCTCGGGAAAACAATCGGCCAAGACCTCCGGCAGGGAAAAGCGACGCTGCCCCTGCTGCATCTGTTGCAGCATTGCTCAGAGCAGGACCGCCAGATGATCAAGGATCGAATGGAAACACGGACTCTCAGCACCGCCGATCTTGAACGTATCCTGTTCCTGATGGCCGATTTCGGCTCGATTACCTATGCTATGGACCGCGCGAGCGCCTATATCGCCGCCGCCAAACATGAGCTCGAACGCTTCGACGATAGCACTGCACGGCGCGCGCTGTCCGTCACCGCTGATTATATGATTACCCGCGACCGGTAG